A single window of Nicotiana tomentosiformis chromosome 1, ASM39032v3, whole genome shotgun sequence DNA harbors:
- the LOC138895278 gene encoding uncharacterized protein — protein sequence MRDHIIGEDYELWDIITDGPLATMKITTEGEEVPKTRADCTAEDLRKWEKNAKAKKWLVCGLGPDEYNKIQSCTTAKEIWDTLQVSYEGTAQVKRSRGTLLYSQYENFSMKEGETIQEMYTRFTTLTNELKSLGRTLLEEDKVENILTRVLPVTWESKITAIQESKNIATLRRKTMKMDVPKKERSLALRITEGADLEEDEMYMITKDFKKYLMRRKGSSRGENYNKARWEIEWKKERSERRNRFIPRRTKDQQRLWLLLGGENSDEESDDEDGDEQALMAIGESDGESHKESEVSIIHPKDKIKFFSKEKLSELLLAFIDESEVINKEKEHLSKDCVILKAKCKNLKLRVSETVSENTALKNQVHTFEANVLELKSENLKLKLGTSKKTVDCTQLTLEENIGKLKDELYRKNEQVRVLKEDLGRVKHKLDRTSKWNRSSDALSWLQEHHSSNRRGLGFGNQLPKWDPKSKYLTLPENNICTHCGSSEEEQPNMVHGQWLLKAYDMKQGPVPFT from the exons ATGAGAGaccacatcataggagaagactatgagctatgggacattatCACAGATGGTCCattggctaccatgaagataactaccgaaggagaagaggtgccaaagacaagagctgactgcactgctgaggacttgagaaagtgggagaagaatgctaaggccaagaaatggcttgtgtgtggacttggtccagacgAGTACAACAAAATTcaaagttgtaccactgctaaggAAATTTGGGACACCTTGCAAGTGTCTTATGAAGGAACTGCTCAGGTGAAGAGGTCCAGAGGTActttactatattctcaatatgagaatttctctatgaaggaaggagagactatccaagagatgtatacaaggtttaCCACACTGACTAATGAactaaagtctcttggaaggactcttcttgaagaagacaaagttgagAATATTCTGACTAGGGTTCTACcagttacttgggagagcaaaatcactgccattcaagaatcaaagaacattgccactcttag aaggaaaactatgaagatggatgtacccaagaaggaaaggagcctcgcactcagaatcactgaaggtgctGATCTGGAGGAAGATGAAATGTATATGATCACCAAGGATTTCAAGAAATACCTTATGAGAAGAAAAGGTTCTTCAAGAGGTGAAAATTACAACAAAGCAAGG tgggaaattgaatggaagaaggaaagatctgaacgaaggaacaggttcatcccaagaagaacaaaggatcaacaaaggctatggttgctgcttgggggAGAAAATTCAGATGAGGaatcagatgatgaagatggagatgaacaagcacttatggcaattggagaatcAGATGGGGAATCTCATAAGGAATCTGAGGTAAGTATAATTCATCccaaagacaagattaagtttttTTCTAAAGAAAAGCTCTCTGAATTATTGCTAGctttcattgatgaatctgaggtaataaataaagaaaaagaacatTTGTCTAAGGAttgtgtgattttaaaagcaaagtgtaagaacttGAAACTCAGAGTTAGTGAGACTGTGAGTGAAAATACTGCtctgaagaaccaggttcatacaTTTGAAGCAAATGTTCTTGAGTTaaaatctgaaaatctaaaactgaaactaGGAACCAGTAAGAAGACAgttgattgcacacaactcactttagaagaaaatataggcaaactgaaagatgagttgtataggaAGAATGAGCAGGTAAGAGTGCTAAAGGAGGATCTAGGCAGGGTCAAGCATAAACTAGACAGAACTAGTAAATGGAATAGGTCCTCCGATGCTttgtcatggctacaggaacatcacagtagcaatagaagaggacttggctttgggaatcagctacctaagtgggatcctaaaagcaagtacctcactcTTCCTGAGAACAATatttgtactcactgtg GTTCAAGTGAAgaggagcagccaaatatggtacatggacagtggctgctcaaagcatatgacatGAAGCAaggaccagttcctttcacttga